In Malaclemys terrapin pileata isolate rMalTer1 chromosome 11, rMalTer1.hap1, whole genome shotgun sequence, a single genomic region encodes these proteins:
- the LOC128845047 gene encoding gamma-crystallin B-like isoform X1, producing the protein MICDPADGTQEEQIILFEDRNFQGRSVECSSDRPDFQSQLSRCNSVRVESGCFMLYERPNFQGQQFFLKRGDYPDMQSEGFSTSIKSCRMIPPHRGTYRIKIYEKENHRGNMVELTEDSPQVMDQLRSPEMLSCSVLDGHWILYELPNYRGRQYLLRPGQYRRFSEWGAMSGKVGSLRRATDLY; encoded by the exons atgatctgcgacccagcagacggaactcaggaggagcag ATCATCCTTTTCGAGGACAGAAACTTCCAGGGCCGCTCCGTTGAGTGCAGCAGCGACCGGCCGGATTTTCAAAGTCAGCTCAGCCGCTGTAACTCCGTCCGCGTGGAAAGTGGCTGCTTCATGCTCTATGAACGTCCCAACTTCCAAGGACAGCAGTTCTTTCTGAAACGGGGGGATTATCCCGACATGCAGTCTGAGGGTTTCAGCACCTCCATTAAGTCCTGCCGGATGATCCCACCT CACAGGGGCACCTACAGGATAAAGATCTATGAGAAGGAGAATCACAGAGGCAACATGGTAGAGTTAACTGAGGACTCTCCACAAGTCATGGACCAGCTACGCTCCCCCGAGATGCTCTCTTGTTCTGTGCTGGACGGGCACTGGATCCTTTACGAATTGCCAAATTACAGAGGCCGCCAATACctgctgaggccagggcagtaccGGAGATTCAGCGAGTGGGGCGCTATGAGTGGCAAGGTCGGCTCCTTGAGACGTGCCACTGATCTCTACTGA
- the LOC128845048 gene encoding gamma-crystallin B-like, translated as MGKITLFEDRNFQGRSVECSSDRPDFQSQLSRCNSVRVESGCFMLYERPNFQGQQFFLKRGDYPDMQSEGFSTSIKSCRMIPPHRGTYRIKIYEKEDHRGNMVELTEDSPQVMDQLRSLEMLSCSVLDGHWILYELPNYRGRQYLLRPGEYRRFSEWGSMSGKVGSLRRATDLY; from the exons atgggaaaa ATCACTCTTTTCGAGGACAGAAACTTCCAGGGCCGCTCCGTTGAGTGCAGCAGCGACCGGCCGGATTTTCAAAGTCAGCTCAGCCGCTGTAACTCCGTCCGCGTGGAAAGTGGCTGCTTCATGCTCTATGAACGTCCCAACTTCCAGGGACAGCAGTTCTTTCTGAAACGGGGGGATTATCCCGACATGCAGTCTGAGGGTTTCAGCACCTCCATTAAGTCCTGCCGGATGATCCCACCT CACAGGGGCACCTACAGGATAAAGATCTATGAGAAGGAGGATCACAGAGGAAACATGGTAGAGTTAACCGAGGACTCTCCACAAGTCATGGACCAGCTACGCTCCCTCGAGATGCTCTCTTGTTCTGTGCTGGACGGGCACTGGATCCTTTACGAATTGCCGAATTACAGAGGCCGCCAGTACCTGCTGAGGCCAGGGGAGTACCGGAGATTCAGCGAGTGGGGCTCTATGAGTGGCAAAGTCGGCTCTTTGAGACGTGCCACTGATCTCTACTGA
- the LOC128845047 gene encoding gamma-crystallin B-like isoform X2 has translation MGKIILFEDRNFQGRSVECSSDRPDFQSQLSRCNSVRVESGCFMLYERPNFQGQQFFLKRGDYPDMQSEGFSTSIKSCRMIPPHRGTYRIKIYEKENHRGNMVELTEDSPQVMDQLRSPEMLSCSVLDGHWILYELPNYRGRQYLLRPGQYRRFSEWGAMSGKVGSLRRATDLY, from the exons ATGGGAAAG ATCATCCTTTTCGAGGACAGAAACTTCCAGGGCCGCTCCGTTGAGTGCAGCAGCGACCGGCCGGATTTTCAAAGTCAGCTCAGCCGCTGTAACTCCGTCCGCGTGGAAAGTGGCTGCTTCATGCTCTATGAACGTCCCAACTTCCAAGGACAGCAGTTCTTTCTGAAACGGGGGGATTATCCCGACATGCAGTCTGAGGGTTTCAGCACCTCCATTAAGTCCTGCCGGATGATCCCACCT CACAGGGGCACCTACAGGATAAAGATCTATGAGAAGGAGAATCACAGAGGCAACATGGTAGAGTTAACTGAGGACTCTCCACAAGTCATGGACCAGCTACGCTCCCCCGAGATGCTCTCTTGTTCTGTGCTGGACGGGCACTGGATCCTTTACGAATTGCCAAATTACAGAGGCCGCCAATACctgctgaggccagggcagtaccGGAGATTCAGCGAGTGGGGCGCTATGAGTGGCAAGGTCGGCTCCTTGAGACGTGCCACTGATCTCTACTGA